DNA from Triticum aestivum cultivar Chinese Spring chromosome 7D, IWGSC CS RefSeq v2.1, whole genome shotgun sequence:
TGGGACGGCGAAGGCCTGCCTCGCCGGCGAAGACGGCCGTCGGAGGGGCCGGCGGTGAGCACGGGCAAGCACCCGCGTACCTGGCCATGCAATCCATCTGCAGCAAGTGCTGAGTTGCAGAAGTGCTTCTGAAACAGGGGTGGAGTTGCAAGAACGTGAAGTAGATGAGGGTGGCTCCTGGCCGTCCGATCAATACAGATCGAACACCCACGGAGGCCGTCGACGCGCACCGAAAGATCAGCCGGGTGAATACAAATGTACTGAAAGATCAGCCGGGTGCATACAAACGTTTCCCTTATGGAAATgagaaaaaattcatgaatttggcaaaaagttcatggatttaaaaaaacCGCAAACTTGAGAAAACACACTTCGTGAAGTTTTGAGAAACAAATCACGGTCTTCctaaaaaaaagttcacgaatttatttaaaaaaaaatcatcaattttgaacaaACATATCACAGATTTGTAAAAACTTCTTTGTTTTGCAAAACAATTCATCCATTTTGAAAGAAATTTCACGAATATGATAaaatttcattgattttgaaaaaaatctcattaatttcaaaaaagttcactgtGTTGGAAAGAGTTCATCAGTttagaaaaaaagttcacaaatttttgaaataaatttcaaggATTTAGAAATAGTTCAATGATTTTGAAGAGAAGTTCACATATTTTCAAATGAAAAGTCCACTGATTTGGGAAAAAATAACGGAAATTGTAAAAAATGAAAAGTTCAAAATGAGTTCGTGGGTTGGAAAAAATTCACGGGTTCAAAAAGGTCCACAAGTTTTGTAGGTTCTCGCATTTTTTAGCAGTGTAACAGAAAAAAATCAAATGGGTTGGCCCAGCGCGGAGGACGGGATACGCGCCGTGGTCaacaaatgggccggcccaccaacgAATGCCAGTTGACATTTGCCACGTCAGTATTTTTATGCCTAAAACGATGCCAGGGTTTGATTTAGACCGGAATTGCATAGTTCAGGGTGCAAACCATAGGGATTGAGGGTTTGATTCGCCGAACCTCTACAAGTTTAGGGTTTAAAATGATTTTTTCCCTTCTAAACCTTCCAAATATGTTACATACTTTGCAACAATAGTTAATAATGAAAaaggtaaaaaaaagaaaaaaaactattgggTTATGGTCATCAAATGCCAAGTGTTGGTtgaaatatactactccctctgtctgatAACATAAGAGCGTGTTTGACATATAAGAGCGTGTCTGATACTAgtgttaaaaacgctcttatattatattATGGAACAGATCGAGTACACGATAAACTTTATGGTTCAAGTGATGAATAGTGACCCGGACCCAGCAATCCTATGGGTACTGGAGCAAGGACCAGAGGTCCAGAAATTCAGCTATGGCGAACCTCGGATACCCACCACGCAAGCATCACCAGGCAGTGAAAATGACTAAAAGCTGAGAAACAAGACTATCGTGTCGAGCGGAGGATGCCTCGACAGTGAACGTACATATCGTGCATCCTCGCAGCTTTTTGGGGACATCAAAGACTTGTCAAAGTTGATACGCAGCGGTGGTCATTTGCCATGGGATATGCAATGCAAAATCTTCCACGCCATCCACACGCGTACCATCTTGTTTCATGTGGCTAATATGTTGTGAAAGGTACTGTACTGGTATCTCAAGCATTGAGAGGTCCCACAATACCTTAGCGATTTGCCTAAAACAAAAACGTGAAAAACTTGCCGCTTACATCATGGTCGAACCAATGCCACGACGACAGTGGAAACAGGGATGTGTCTTAGCTGCTTTGTTTACGAAAAGCATTCAATTGGGCGTCCAGTAGATGGAGCTGCTGCATCGGGAAATACAATTGTGTTCAAGGTTGCATATGCATCTTATATggatttttttaaatattttaataAAAAGTCAAAATAGGTAAGAACTATTTTGACAAAAAACTTGACTTACTTTTacactagtatataaattttcacgAAGAAAAACAAAAGTTGACTTCACTGCAAAAAGGACAAAATTTATTGGGATTGGCTAGAACTCATCTAGCTGAGACATAACTATGGTCTCATTCACCTCAGTTTTTTTTTAGTCCCTCATTCACCTCAGCTGATGTCATCCTAGTTGTACCCCATTTCTCTTTGTTTTTGGGCTGGCCTAATGCGTTTTCTTGTCTTTCCTTAGCTTAGTAGTAACTTTCGTGTTGTGCAGCAAGTGGCTTGAGTAGAACTATTTGTTGTTATTGTGACGCTGAATAGGAGCAGAACTACTAGTTGTTGTAGGGACGATGAAGCTACGTCAAAACTTGTAGGAAAAATTAACACCACAAACTAATTAACCATGACCTTTTGTCCATTTCGCTACAATACGTTAGCAAAAACACTTTTAGCCAAAAGGAAGCCTTAGCTTTCGATGTCATTAGAATAAAAAACTAAAAACCGACAAAAATAACATTAAATAAAGAAACAAGGAAAAAATCAAAATGAAATTAAAATTATAgaaaatgaaaaatagaaaataaaataaaatagtgaaAATAAATAAATGCTAAAGAGTGAAGACCAACAAACACTAAAATAACACAACAAAGCACAAAAATGTCTACGTGGCTTGATACACACAAGTAGCTCAACACAGTTGACGGGCCGTGACATGCCACCATGGAAAAAAATCCATCAAAAAAAACCAACATGAAAAGAAAAACGAAACCGAGCTGTCACAACgctgagtgaattgcaaaaaatatCGACACTTCAGGCTAGAGTTGCAGAAACCACACATCTACAGAATTGTGCCAAAAACCACTAATTTTTTGTCTAATTTTTTGGAAAATACACTAGTTGACGGCTTAGATCGTTTTAAGCATGATTATGACAGGTGGGTCATGTAAATGATGACGTGGCGTAACGGTTAAGTTAGACGCCGTTAGATAAGGAGTTTTCTAGACTTACAAAACAGACACTATAATTTTACAAAGATCCCCTTAGTCAAAAATCAAAAAAAGCAATCAGCTCCTTGAttcctctaccccgagcaggcgaGCAGAGCAGCATTACCCCGGCCGGCCATGGTTCTTGTCGCCGGCGAGGGGGCGCGCGGCGCCGCTTGCCTCCATGGCCGAAGCCGCCGCAAGCTCCCGCCTGGGTCGCCACCGCAGATGAGCCACAACAACAGGGGGTTGATGACCTCGTCTGGGTCGTGCGGCGGGGCGTGCTCGAGGGTCGTGCGCCGGCAGACAGGGGTGGCCCCAGGGTCGTCCGCAGGCGGACATGGACGTCGCCAGGTGGTGCGCCGGCGGACAGGGGCGGCCCCGGGGTCGTGCGCCGGCAGACAGGGGCGGCCCATCTCCCGTGATGCAGGTCGGGCGGCGCCGGAGAGGGATGGGCATGGGGCGACGCCGGAGAGGGACGGGCGTGGGGCGGCGTCGGAGAGGGACAAGCATGGGGTGGCGCCTGAGAGGGACCGGCGTGGAGCGGCGTCGGAGAGGGACGGGCATGGGGCGACGCTGGCCTCCCTCTTCGCGACGGCCTCCCTCGCCTGATATGCTTGGCGACGGCGGCGGATCTAGCTTGAAGACGGTGGCAGGCcggggagggaggggcggcggcgttAGCAGGGCATGCCGCCGGCGGCGGGGGGAGTTCATACATCGGCTGAGCAGCGAGCAGAGTTTGGGGGGttttggcaaaaaaaaaaaaagcatCTAACGACGTTCATCTCGAACCGTTACGCCACGTCAACAAAATTGTGCTCCACCTGTCATAATCATCATTAAATGGGTTAAAGCAgtcaactagtgttttttgcaaaaaattaaaCAAAAAATTAGTGGTTTTTGACATAATTTCGTAAATGTGTGGTTTCTGCAACCCTAGCCTGAAGTgtcgatgttttttgcaattcactctcaCGACGCTGGACAACTAGGAAAGAGCGAATGGCTGCCTGGTACATCCAGCGGCTGACATGGTGAATGATGCCAAACTAAAAACTCAGCTAGCTGAGTTCTAGCCAAACCGAAATTTATTTgttattataggtcactattcacactattttaccAAAAAAAgatcttttttgaaaagaagttaAAGAAAGATTTATTTTGTGGATTTTTTTCTCACGGGTACAAtaaaaggtcaagtttatttcaaaaatattttcagaaatttttgagTTTTTGTTGAATTACTTTCTTTTTTCATATAGGATGTAGATGTTCCATAGACCACAAATCCGCCTCCCCGCTGCATCACTATAAAATCCAGTCCAATACCGCTACCATACCGATATAATCATCGACCATTTGCCGATGCAATGATCATACTCCTGTGCATCGTGGTCCTTCCGGTCGTGCTCCTCCTCGTAACATCCTCCAGGCAGCACGGGAAATGCTACATCGGTGGCAGTCCGCTCCCTCCCGGGCCACCATGGCCACGGCTCCCACTTCTCGGGAACCTCCTGTACCGCTGCCCCACAATCGCCTCCCTCGTGGATGCGCTTCGGCGCCTCCACGCGGACTACGGCCCCGTCGTCACCCTCTGGGCGGGCAGTAAGCCGGCCATCTTCATCGCCGGCCGTGACGCCGCGCACCGCACCCTCGCCCGCGCAGGGGCCACCTTCGCGCACCGCCCGCCGTCGTGGTCCTTCGGGCTTAACGGCCACGGCGTCAACAGCGCCCAGTACGGCGGCCGCTGGAGCCTCCTCCGGCGCAACCTCAGCTCGCACCTTGCTGGGGCGCCTCTCGCTGGTGCGCTACAATCTTCCCTCAGCAGGCTTGTCTCGAGCCTCGAGcgtgcggctgcggcggcggagaaCCACGTCGTGGTGCCATCAGAAATGCTCCGACACGCCGTGTTCTCCTTCTTCGCCTCGCTTTGCTTCGGCGAAGGGGCGGCGGAGGACGTGCTCAGGCAGCTACGAGGAGTCCACGCCGAGATCCTGTCCCTCGTCATTGAGCTCGGGGCGTTCCACCTCATGCCCGCGCTCCTGGAGGTCGCGTGCTACTTCCCTAAGTGCCGGAAGCTATCGAACGCCCAGAAGAGGCACCATGCCACTGTCATGGCTCTCATCAGTGCTCGCCGACAGCGGAACAGAGATGGGGTCGGCGCAGGGCGGCGCCGGTGCTACGTCGACACGCTCATGGAGCTAAGGCTCCGAGACGAGGAGATGGTGAGCCTGTGCTGGGAGTTCATGAACGCTGCGTCCAAGACCACTTCCACGGCGCTCGAGTGGATCATGGCACGTCTTGTGCTCCACCAGGTATAGTACGTAGCAATAACAAAAACGTGGTGTCAGCTCGTGAGCAGTACTACGTACTGGGAATTTCACTGTCATACTCATAAAGTTGATACGACATGCGACTTTTCCCAGGAGGTACAACGGAAGTTACGGGAAGACATCGCTAGGAGAGGGGAAGGCGATGAAAATGGAAACTGTACGGCAAATGGCGAGCGACGGAGCCCGTTCCTGGAGGCCGTGGTGCTCGAAGCGCTGCGTCGCCACCCCCCGGCGCACTACCTGCTGGCGCACACGACGGACAAGGACGCCCACCTCGACGGCTACTTGATACCCAAGGGCTCCGTCGTCAACTACGGCGTGGCTGATATCGGGCGCGACGCGACGTCGTGGACGAACCCCGACGAGTTCCTGCCTGAACGGTTCTTGGAGGGCGGAGAAGGGTACGGCGTTTCTGTTACCGCCGGCAGCGGGAGCGGCGAggtgtcgatgaagatgatgcctTTCGGCAGCGGGCGGAGGGCGTGCCCTGGCGCCGCTATCGCTCTGACGGTGCTCAAATCCTTCGTCGAGAATCTGGTCACGAGGTTCGAGTGGACACCGGTTGGAGCAGTGGACATGGAAGAGAAACCCGGGCTTGTAACCGAGATGAGGACGCCGTTACGTACTTGTTTGGTCGTGAGACCGCATGTACAGCTGAATATGTAACTGATAGCGTAGTAGGGCGTCGATCAACAGCTTGCTAAATAATGCAAATctattttctacatgaaagttctATAAAACCTCTaggtggtactccctccgttcggaattacttgtcgcagaaatggatgtatctagacatattttagttctagatacatccattttcaagacatgtaattccgaacggagggagtagtttatttgGATTGTAACTACAGTAGTATGTAAAGTTTTTGTAAAATTGATTGGTGTGATTGCTAAAAAAGCACATGACATGTTAGAAAAACACGATTTTATGAAATGATTTGTTAATTCTCAGCCTAAGAACAATTTAAATCTCAGTCCATGGCCGTGGGTTTTTAACATAGTTTTAAATAGCGGACTATGTCGCTTAGTGGCAGACCCCTTCTAAACGCTATATACAACAATGCTATATCCATATTATAGCGTAAAATGTTTGTTCATGTGTTTGAATCAAAGTCGCTTAGCGCAGGGCCTCTTTAAACGCTATAGCGGAGCTACAATGCACTATTTTAAAACCATGGGTTTTACATGAAGCCAGTAGACCAAAAAGTTTCTAGGGAAAACCAAAAAATCTAATGGACCCCTAATTTTCTTATGCGAGTATTTTCAGATTCATTCTAACAATAAGTGGAGCAATAGTAACAATTTTAATGTTGTATACGAAACATGACTGGGTGGTAAATGTTGGAAACGAGAGTTTTGACAATGCttcacgatgtattgatcggtgcatagcgcacgtatgtatggagtacaaagtgggccacaacctcaactatacaatgactaggaggtgggccgggctatacaatatacatgcacaaaccatatattcaacaccccccgcagtcgaagcgtcgccggagacgcaaagactggacctgaaCTCCTCGAAAACAGAAGTAGGCAGTCCTTTTGTCATGACATCGACGAACTGCTGCGCCGTCGAGACGTGCAGGACCCAGATgcgcccaagagccacctgctcacgaacaaagtgtatgtcgagctcaatatgcttcgttcgacgatggtggaccgggttggcggagaggtacacggcggagacgttgtcgcagtagacgagcgtggccttgtgaacatcacaaagcaactcctggagcagctgacgatgccaagagcattcagcaacggcgttagccactgcccgatactctgcctcggcactcgagcgggagacggtgggctgtcgcttggaggaccaagagatcagagacggcccaaggtagacacagtaccccgaggtggagcgctgtgtgtccgggcagccagcccagtccgcatcagagtaggtgacgaggtcggtggaggcggaggccgtcagcgTA
Protein-coding regions in this window:
- the LOC123164489 gene encoding cytochrome P450 89A9-like, producing MIILLCIVVLPVVLLLVTSSRQHGKCYIGGSPLPPGPPWPRLPLLGNLLYRCPTIASLVDALRRLHADYGPVVTLWAGSKPAIFIAGRDAAHRTLARAGATFAHRPPSWSFGLNGHGVNSAQYGGRWSLLRRNLSSHLAGAPLAGALQSSLSRLVSSLERAAAAAENHVVVPSEMLRHAVFSFFASLCFGEGAAEDVLRQLRGVHAEILSLVIELGAFHLMPALLEVACYFPKCRKLSNAQKRHHATVMALISARRQRNRDGVGAGRRRCYVDTLMELRLRDEEMVSLCWEFMNAASKTTSTALEWIMARLVLHQEVQRKLREDIARRGEGDENGNCTANGERRSPFLEAVVLEALRRHPPAHYLLAHTTDKDAHLDGYLIPKGSVVNYGVADIGRDATSWTNPDEFLPERFLEGGEGYGVSVTAGSGSGEVSMKMMPFGSGRRACPGAAIALTVLKSFVENLVTRFEWTPVGAVDMEEKPGLVTEMRTPLRTCLVVRPHVQLNM